From one Vallitalea okinawensis genomic stretch:
- the cobS gene encoding adenosylcobinamide-GDP ribazoletransferase has protein sequence MKHFILTLQFLTRIPIPITIEVKEDSFARGVAYYPLVGGIIGLINVLVFHLFQQVTTDYIAIAMVLLANTMVTGAFHLDGLADTCDGIYSSRTKDRMLEIMKDSRVGTNGVLAIIFDLGLRFICLYALLEVDILWALLLAPIGAKTCVALLLGISKYARKEGLASMYLNHMTRWPVIIALILGGSIFFISLKWNGLVILCIMLVLSYLYRNYIYKKIDGMTGDTLGAANELLEILCFILMIVIIAR, from the coding sequence ATGAAACATTTTATATTGACACTCCAATTTTTAACCCGTATACCTATACCCATTACCATTGAAGTAAAGGAAGATTCTTTTGCTAGAGGTGTTGCTTATTATCCACTGGTTGGAGGTATAATTGGTCTGATTAATGTTTTGGTTTTTCATTTGTTTCAACAGGTAACAACAGATTATATTGCTATTGCTATGGTTTTATTGGCGAATACTATGGTGACGGGAGCTTTTCATCTAGATGGGCTTGCTGACACCTGTGATGGTATTTATTCCAGTCGTACGAAGGATAGAATGCTAGAAATTATGAAAGATAGTCGAGTGGGTACCAATGGTGTACTGGCAATTATCTTTGACTTAGGGCTAAGATTTATATGTTTATATGCTTTACTGGAAGTTGATATCCTATGGGCCTTATTATTAGCACCTATTGGAGCTAAGACTTGCGTAGCTCTACTACTGGGTATATCTAAGTATGCCAGAAAAGAAGGTTTAGCGTCCATGTATCTTAATCATATGACGAGATGGCCTGTTATCATTGCATTAATTCTAGGTGGAAGCATCTTTTTTATTTCATTAAAATGGAATGGCTTGGTCATCTTATGCATCATGTTAGTCTTGTCATACCTCTATAGAAACTATATCTATAAAAAGATTGATGGTATGACTGGAGATACCTTAGGAGCAGCAAATGAATTGCTAGAAATCCTTTGTTTCATTCTCATGATTGTAATTATAGCAAGGTAA
- the cobC gene encoding alpha-ribazole phosphatase, whose product MLNIYFVRHGESELNESGVYYGHTDCNLTLKGIQQADEVKGKLNDKVFSKTFSSPLKRAYDTATIILGHQKKSIIDSRIMEMNFGQWENLNYKAIEKDYPEHWVQFCNDYEATAPPGGECLLNVYDRIKDFIDDLMSAEEKGNILIVSHQGCLRLMLSYLLGMEAKGFWHFGFRQGCYSELQIDEVGHCTVMSINK is encoded by the coding sequence ATGCTAAATATCTATTTTGTTAGACATGGTGAAAGTGAGCTCAATGAATCTGGTGTTTATTATGGTCACACAGATTGTAACTTGACTTTAAAAGGTATCCAACAAGCCGATGAAGTCAAAGGAAAACTAAATGATAAAGTCTTTTCAAAGACTTTCAGTAGTCCTTTGAAGAGAGCTTATGACACAGCTACAATAATCCTCGGTCATCAGAAAAAGAGTATAATAGATTCTAGGATTATGGAAATGAATTTTGGTCAGTGGGAAAACTTGAATTATAAAGCCATTGAAAAGGACTATCCTGAGCATTGGGTTCAATTTTGTAATGACTATGAAGCTACAGCCCCCCCTGGAGGAGAATGTCTCCTAAACGTTTATGATCGCATTAAGGATTTCATAGATGATTTAATGTCAGCAGAGGAAAAAGGTAATATTTTGATTGTATCACATCAAGGGTGTTTACGTCTCATGTTATCCTATTTGTTAGGAATGGAAGCTAAAGGGTTTTGGCATTTTGGTTTCAGGCAAGGGTGTTATAGCGAATTGCAAATAGATGAGGTTGGTCACTGTACTGTTATGAGTATTAATAAATAA